A DNA window from Paenibacillus sp. HWE-109 contains the following coding sequences:
- a CDS encoding type II toxin-antitoxin system VapC family toxin, with product MDNHLNIQDAIFLDETALAALMNPEDPRYIKARSLFLDLHDLERNYVTTNSIIFELHEWLRNEYSYQKAEYFLSAIDKAVSKGKLALISSGPEFEGESRRLLMDRPELRFSLSEAFTAVTMSYYQVKRIFTFNRNFMMLANLDRDIRIIPSN from the coding sequence ATGGATAACCACTTGAATATTCAGGATGCCATTTTTCTGGATGAAACAGCTTTAGCCGCTTTAATGAACCCAGAAGATCCCCGCTACATCAAAGCCCGTTCCCTGTTTCTGGATTTGCACGATCTTGAACGTAATTACGTGACGACCAACTCGATTATATTTGAACTTCACGAATGGCTGCGCAATGAATACAGCTATCAGAAGGCGGAATATTTTCTGAGTGCAATTGATAAAGCAGTGAGCAAAGGCAAGCTGGCGCTCATCTCCAGCGGTCCCGAATTTGAGGGGGAATCGCGTAGACTGCTTATGGACAGACCCGAGCTCCGGTTCTCGCTCAGCGAAGCATTTACGGCCGTGACCATGTCCTATTATCAGGTAAAACGCATATTTACTTTCAACCGTAATTTCATGATGCTTGCCAATCTGGATAGGGATATTCGCATCATTCCATCCAATTAG
- a CDS encoding cation diffusion facilitator family transporter encodes MEQQMRYDNLKLGERGAIVSIIAYICLSSIKLIIGYVSGSEALKADGLNNATDIVASIAVLIGLKIAQKPADQDHPYGHWKSETIASLVASFIMMAVGLQVLVEAAVSMFQSRGQAPDLISAWAGAFCAMVMYAVYRYNKKLALKINSQSVMAAAKDNFSDALVSVGTVVGIIGAQLNMPWLDPLTAIIVGIIICKTAWDIFREASHHLSDGFDEEIIESYKDTVMSIEGVEDVKEIRARNYGSNAVVDVILLIQSDLEFQEAHEIATRVEDELKRKSNVYEVHVHYEPGG; translated from the coding sequence ATGGAACAACAGATGCGATATGATAATTTGAAATTGGGCGAACGCGGCGCAATAGTTAGCATAATAGCTTATATTTGTTTATCATCTATTAAATTAATAATTGGCTATGTATCAGGTTCAGAAGCCTTAAAGGCCGATGGATTAAATAATGCTACAGACATCGTAGCATCTATTGCCGTATTGATTGGATTGAAGATCGCTCAAAAACCAGCAGACCAAGATCATCCTTACGGTCATTGGAAATCTGAGACAATAGCTTCACTCGTGGCCTCTTTTATCATGATGGCTGTTGGTCTACAAGTACTAGTCGAGGCTGCTGTTTCCATGTTTCAAAGTAGAGGGCAAGCACCTGATCTTATATCGGCATGGGCAGGTGCTTTTTGTGCAATGGTCATGTATGCTGTTTATCGTTACAATAAAAAACTTGCCCTGAAAATCAATAGCCAATCTGTCATGGCGGCCGCCAAAGATAATTTTTCGGACGCATTGGTGAGTGTTGGAACAGTAGTGGGAATAATTGGCGCTCAATTAAATATGCCTTGGCTAGACCCGCTCACTGCGATCATAGTAGGTATTATTATTTGTAAAACGGCATGGGATATTTTTCGGGAGGCATCACATCACTTATCTGATGGGTTTGATGAAGAAATTATCGAATCGTATAAAGATACCGTAATGAGTATTGAGGGCGTAGAAGATGTAAAGGAAATTAGAGCCAGAAATTATGGCAGCAATGCTGTGGTTGACGTTATTTTGCTCATTCAGTCTGATTTAGAGTTTCAAGAAGCTCATGAAATTGCAACAAGGGTGGAGGATGAGTTGAAAAGAAAGTCCAATGTCTATGAAGTCCATGTTCATTATGAACCTGGGGGATAG
- a CDS encoding phosphotransferase family protein: MLGKCVGKGSSCEVYEWGGDDKVVKLFHTNTSSEAVQLEYRNSSAAWKSGLQVARPFEQFIWEGRPGIIFEKIVGETFLDRLFEGLYSFKKIDFGEADSELRLFARVLNDIHKANVSDIDTDQKDHLKAIIGRPPLFTNDEISAIHAYIDRLPGKRQLCHGDTNPNNLILREGSPVMIDWMHAAVGNPAADVAEVCVMIEYAVLPPETPASVDKFFQEWRQVAYRVFMDEYCRLSGVTEEEIKSWYVPCAARSIASGALSDEQIAKLASMIRYKLCKEDPEQDLPC, translated from the coding sequence ATGCTTGGGAAATGTGTAGGAAAGGGTTCAAGTTGCGAAGTGTATGAGTGGGGTGGCGACGACAAGGTGGTTAAGCTGTTTCATACGAACACGTCCTCGGAAGCCGTTCAACTCGAGTATCGGAATAGTTCCGCTGCTTGGAAGAGCGGCTTGCAAGTTGCTCGGCCGTTCGAACAATTCATATGGGAGGGGCGTCCCGGCATTATTTTCGAGAAGATAGTCGGGGAAACGTTCTTGGATCGATTATTTGAAGGGTTATATTCGTTCAAGAAAATTGATTTCGGTGAAGCAGACAGCGAACTTCGACTATTTGCTAGAGTTCTGAATGACATACATAAGGCAAACGTCTCCGACATTGATACGGATCAAAAAGACCATTTAAAAGCAATTATTGGCCGCCCTCCATTGTTTACCAATGACGAAATATCAGCCATCCATGCTTATATTGACCGTTTGCCTGGTAAACGACAGCTTTGTCACGGTGATACGAATCCCAATAACTTGATCCTGCGAGAAGGCAGCCCGGTTATGATCGACTGGATGCATGCCGCAGTTGGCAACCCGGCAGCGGATGTTGCGGAGGTTTGCGTAATGATTGAGTATGCGGTCTTGCCACCGGAAACACCTGCTTCCGTCGATAAGTTCTTTCAAGAATGGCGGCAAGTGGCCTACCGCGTCTTCATGGATGAGTATTGCAGGTTGTCTGGGGTAACAGAGGAAGAAATAAAATCATGGTACGTTCCATGCGCGGCGCGTTCAATCGCATCAGGCGCTTTATCGGATGAACAAATTGCTAAACTTGCTTCTATGATTCGTTATAAGCTATGTAAGGAAGATCCCGAACAGGATCTCCCTTGTTAG
- a CDS encoding lysylphosphatidylglycerol synthase transmembrane domain-containing protein gives MLKKKQVIRFIAILLVVFSIILTWQWFDSKEWLSDVELLFHQPKWLAFMLIIYLASFLFKTAAWRIYAGQEVKFSVYFHAISYSLLVNHILPIKVGDGVRTGIFMKHGGKSWEEAVHSVAVMRLLDMLILAGIGGIGIVRMGLPSSWIWVTLLACSTVMLATAHYLPVIRKFPFVVKHSAYFQMKMLSGKGLVILGLITLSWVLEAGVIFAVVQMIGLQLGSMALVWANSMTIAGQIFHITPGGIGTYESTMSGSLALLGIGGKDAYRAALLSHTFKFLFAFSLGGYSLLRMPLQWREMKIWIRRVTGHTKSLTHSKVRKED, from the coding sequence ATGTTAAAAAAGAAACAAGTGATTCGTTTTATAGCGATCCTTCTGGTCGTTTTTTCGATAATCTTAACATGGCAATGGTTTGACTCGAAGGAGTGGCTAAGCGATGTGGAGCTGCTATTCCATCAACCTAAGTGGCTGGCTTTCATGCTTATCATCTACCTAGCTTCCTTTCTCTTCAAAACGGCAGCTTGGCGGATATACGCAGGTCAAGAGGTTAAATTCTCGGTCTATTTTCACGCCATAAGCTACAGTTTGCTCGTGAACCACATACTTCCGATCAAGGTGGGAGATGGTGTTCGTACAGGCATATTTATGAAACATGGCGGGAAGTCATGGGAGGAAGCAGTTCATTCCGTTGCGGTAATGCGTCTGCTCGATATGCTTATATTGGCAGGTATTGGGGGAATCGGCATAGTCCGTATGGGATTACCTTCATCATGGATTTGGGTGACTCTTCTGGCGTGCAGCACGGTGATGCTGGCAACGGCTCATTACTTGCCTGTGATTCGAAAATTCCCTTTTGTGGTCAAACACTCGGCTTATTTTCAGATGAAAATGCTTTCGGGCAAAGGGCTTGTCATCCTAGGGTTAATCACGCTAAGTTGGGTGTTGGAAGCGGGAGTTATCTTCGCTGTCGTCCAAATGATTGGGTTACAGCTGGGGAGCATGGCACTCGTTTGGGCCAATAGCATGACGATTGCTGGACAAATTTTTCATATTACCCCTGGAGGGATTGGTACCTATGAAAGCACAATGAGCGGATCGCTCGCCCTGCTGGGCATAGGTGGAAAAGATGCCTATAGGGCAGCACTTTTGTCACATACGTTCAAATTTCTATTTGCCTTTTCGTTGGGCGGCTATTCGCTATTGCGGATGCCTTTACAGTGGCGAGAAATGAAAATCTGGATTCGTCGAGTTACAGGTCATACGAAGTCACTAACACATAGCAAAGTTCGGAAGGAAGATTAA
- a CDS encoding alkaline phosphatase family protein, translated as MKKASSFEIVAARCWNLLNEGKPFTPIFVVGVFLLYHMGTWSDPSFWSAAGLGLLVTLPLFVLYYCFDFPLFLRNYLWMPLIAALLIWERNDFALYVLALGLFYFFTIYFWGTFYYHLRIGTTWWNFTRFWKLVLKNSDSTSGNAQEQMPKFLLLLFVWSHFYRKFEAGASADVGTGLLFAGGLLIYAFILHRYLFDWKPTEIPTYTKDSSPVQAGGKALNQKVIVIVVDGMRKERFEEANAPFMKKLRAEGTEYAQMETVYPARTVVCFSSMFTGTYPREHGIRSNMVWRLGIRVESIFDSLRKVGKKGRLLGIAHLIDSMGDDVESVTAVMHNDVADRNIIERAKKIMAEQNPDLLVAQLIGVDQTGHSRGVLYEDYTQKIAEADQLIEEFVHWLEERGMMANTTLIICADHGQADGIGGHGHLDEGERYVPFFLHGPAIEAGRRIDEKHSLVSMAPTLAYLLGAPFPSHSRGPILMEAIKHHE; from the coding sequence ATGAAAAAAGCTTCGTCATTTGAAATTGTGGCAGCTCGCTGCTGGAACCTGTTGAACGAGGGGAAACCGTTTACACCTATCTTCGTTGTCGGCGTTTTTCTGCTATACCATATGGGCACATGGTCTGATCCTAGTTTTTGGAGTGCGGCCGGTTTAGGGCTGCTCGTTACGCTTCCGCTATTTGTATTGTATTATTGCTTCGATTTTCCTCTCTTTCTACGCAATTATTTATGGATGCCCCTCATAGCTGCACTTCTAATTTGGGAACGAAATGATTTTGCTCTGTATGTACTGGCGCTGGGGCTATTTTACTTCTTTACGATCTATTTCTGGGGCACGTTTTACTATCATTTGCGAATTGGCACAACATGGTGGAATTTCACCCGATTTTGGAAGCTTGTTTTGAAAAATAGTGACTCGACGAGCGGCAACGCGCAGGAGCAGATGCCAAAGTTTTTGCTGCTGCTGTTTGTATGGAGTCATTTCTACCGTAAGTTTGAAGCGGGTGCTTCTGCGGATGTGGGAACGGGGCTGCTCTTTGCAGGTGGCTTGTTGATTTATGCTTTCATTCTTCACCGCTATTTGTTCGACTGGAAACCAACGGAGATTCCTACCTATACAAAGGATTCAAGTCCTGTACAAGCTGGTGGAAAAGCTTTGAACCAGAAGGTCATTGTTATCGTTGTAGATGGTATGCGCAAAGAACGGTTTGAGGAAGCCAATGCGCCATTTATGAAGAAACTGCGAGCAGAAGGCACTGAATATGCCCAAATGGAGACGGTGTATCCAGCGCGTACGGTAGTGTGTTTCTCTTCGATGTTCACAGGCACATACCCACGAGAGCACGGCATTCGCTCCAACATGGTGTGGAGATTGGGCATTCGGGTTGAGAGTATTTTTGATTCATTGCGTAAAGTGGGGAAAAAAGGGCGATTGCTGGGGATCGCACATTTAATCGACTCCATGGGAGACGATGTAGAGAGTGTGACGGCTGTCATGCATAACGATGTAGCGGATCGCAATATTATCGAAAGAGCAAAGAAGATTATGGCGGAACAAAATCCCGACTTACTCGTTGCCCAATTAATTGGGGTTGACCAAACGGGTCACAGCCGAGGGGTTCTCTATGAAGATTACACACAGAAAATTGCCGAAGCAGATCAACTAATAGAAGAGTTCGTCCACTGGCTCGAGGAGCGTGGCATGATGGCGAATACTACGCTGATTATCTGTGCGGATCACGGGCAGGCAGATGGTATTGGCGGACATGGACATCTCGACGAAGGTGAGCGTTATGTACCTTTCTTCCTGCATGGTCCTGCAATCGAAGCAGGCCGCCGCATTGACGAGAAGCACTCTCTTGTATCCATGGCTCCGACACTTGCTTATTTGTTGGGAGCACCGTTCCCGAGTCATAGTCGCGGACCTATTCTAATGGAGGCTATCAAGCATCATGAATAA
- a CDS encoding glycosyltransferase family 2 protein, whose protein sequence is MNKKKIIVFMPAHNEEDNIGGVIARVPRNFHPQYEVEVLVIDDGSKDLTVHVARAAGADHIVSFPHNKGLGAAVREGLKQCCLLGGDIGIMIDADNEYPPEQIPDVLEPIIIGRADYTFGSRFKGHIQGMKLHRRLGNYTFTLLQAALLRKWIYDGQSGMRGFSRDAMENAVIIHDYNYAQVLTINLVRQGYRLEEIPISYQVRTKGQSFIKFRQYVSSVLPAIYREMRRPVSKKRKVTLQMHRDETSI, encoded by the coding sequence ATGAATAAGAAGAAAATAATTGTTTTCATGCCTGCACATAATGAAGAAGATAATATCGGCGGGGTTATTGCCCGCGTTCCGAGAAATTTCCACCCGCAATATGAGGTGGAAGTACTCGTGATCGACGATGGCTCCAAGGACCTCACCGTCCATGTTGCACGCGCAGCGGGAGCGGACCATATCGTGTCGTTCCCGCACAATAAAGGACTCGGCGCTGCCGTTCGCGAGGGGCTGAAGCAATGCTGCCTGCTCGGCGGCGATATTGGCATCATGATCGATGCGGATAATGAATATCCGCCAGAGCAAATCCCGGATGTCCTTGAGCCCATTATCATCGGGCGCGCAGACTATACCTTTGGCTCACGCTTCAAAGGCCACATTCAAGGGATGAAGCTGCATCGCCGCTTAGGTAATTATACCTTTACATTGCTGCAGGCTGCTTTGCTGCGCAAATGGATTTACGACGGCCAATCGGGGATGCGCGGGTTCTCACGCGATGCGATGGAGAATGCCGTCATTATCCATGACTATAACTACGCCCAAGTGCTCACGATTAATCTGGTTCGGCAGGGCTACCGGTTGGAGGAGATTCCAATATCGTACCAAGTTCGGACCAAAGGTCAATCCTTCATTAAATTCAGACAGTATGTGTCTTCCGTGCTTCCGGCGATCTACCGAGAAATGAGACGCCCCGTCTCAAAAAAGCGCAAAGTGACGCTCCAGATGCATCGAGATGAAACAAGCATATGA